The genomic region AAAGAAATGAAAATACGCCGATCAAATCGTTTGCTCCTTAATAGCGCTTCATCCATCACTTCCATTTGGTTAGTCGCTCCTATCACCACCACCTCATCGTTTTGTAAAAACCCATCCATTTCGGTTAAAAGCTGGTTGAGCGTGGCCTCTCTCTCATCGCTCCTATGCCCTCCCCTAGCCTTACCCAAAGCGTCAATTTCATCAATAAAAATAATAGAGGGGGCATGCCTTTTAGCATGCATGAAAAGTTCATGCACTTTTTTAGCCCCAGCCCCCACATAAATTTGAGAAAACGCGCTCCCGCTTTCATAAAAAAACGGCACTCTGGCTTCACTCGCTAAGGCTTTAGCGATCATGGTTTTCCCCACTCCAGGAGGCCCGATTAAAAGCACGCCTTTAGGGAGAAAAATCCCTAAATCCTGGTATTTTTTAGGGTTTTTTAAATAATCTATCACTTCTAATAATTCTTCTTTAACTTCATCCACCCCTGCAATATCTTCAAAACGCACCCCCAACGCATCGTATCGCTGGAATGTATTTTCTAATTCGTTTTTAGACGCGCTTTCTAAACTCATTTTAGTATCCAATCGTTTAGGCAAGCGCCAAAAGATCCCAAAAAGCATGCTAGAAATGAAAAAAAGCAACGCTAAATTCATTTTAGAACCCTTGCTTAAATTTTCTCGTCTTTCTATGGGCATGCTTTCTGGGATTTTATAAACCCTTAAAAAAGCTTCTTTGTTGGTTTTATAAAGACCCTTGTTAGCATAAAAATAATTTTCATCTTCAATTAGAGTTTGCTTAGGGTGAGATTGGATCACATAAAAAAAGTCCTTACCCGATATGAGCCTAGAGACATCGCTCAAAATTAAAAAAAGAAGCAAGCAAAAAGTAAGGATCAAAAACCCTAACGCCAAAACAAGCGAGCGGTTTTTGATGCGTTTAAAGGGAGCGGTGAGGTTTTCTAAAAATTTAGAAAACGGCATGGTTTTCCCTCTCCTTAATTTCATACTCTTTGATTTCTAAAAAACTAGCCCTTAAAGGCTTATCGCTTTTGATTTTAATGGGGTTGAAAAATTGATCTAGGGCTTTAAATTCGCCGTCTTTTTGCGCTTCTACTAAGGCTTTTAGGGGCGTGTTGAGTTTGAATTGCAATTGCCTGAACGCCTTATTTTTATGCAAAATCAAATCTTTAATCGCATTCAAACGCTTTTTAGAATCTTCCAAACTCACACTATCAGTCATCAAGCTAGAGGGGGTGTCTTTTCGTTTGCTGTAAATAAAAGGGTGGATGTGCGTTAAAGGCAAGCTTTCTAAATTTTTAAACGCTTTTTCAAAAACGCTTTCGCTCTCGCCCGGATGCCCTACAATAAAATCCGTGCCGATAGCAAAATTCTTAGAAGCGATTATCTCTAATAATTCCCTATCGCTTTTGGTGCGGTTTCTTCGATTCATCCTCTCTAACATGAGATCATGGCTGTGCTGTAAAGCGATATGCAAATGTTTTTCTAAAAAATCCTCTTCTAAAAGCTCTAAAAATTCATCGTTGATTTGATTAGGTTCTAAGCTCCCAATCCTTATGCGTTTTAATCCGGTAATCTGGCTTATTTTTTTAATCAATCGCGCGATATTGCTTCCTCTATCTTTCCCATAGCTCCCCACGTTAGTGCCGGTTAAAACCACTTCTTGAACGCCTTTAGAGCATAAAAGGCCCACTTGCTCTAAAATTTTCCTCTCTTCAAAACTCCTAGCCCTCCCTCTCACGCTTGGGATAATGCAATAATTGCAATCAAAATCACAGCCTTCTTGGATCTTGATAAACGCCCTAGTCTTACCCACAAACTCGCTCACCATCGTGGTGTCTAAGTGCTTGTTTTCTAAATTATCATCTATAAAAAAACGCTTTTTTTCTTGTAAAAGCGCGTTAATCTTTTCTTTATTGTCATGCCCAAAAACGCCCTTTAAAAACCCTTTTTCAAAAAGCTCTTTGCCTTGGGTTTTCACCCCACAGCCAGTAAATAGCACTTCTTTATTTAATCGCACCATTTTTTTAGCGTAACTCCTTACCGTGCTATCGGCCCCATTGGTTACGGTGCAAGAATTGATCACAATAATATCGGCTTCTTGTTCTTCTAAAGTCGCGCTAAAATCCTTTAAATTCTCGCCCATCACTTGCGTGTCAAAAAGATTCGTCCTGCACCCAAAAGTTTTGAAATAGACTTTTTTCATTTTTGTTCCCTTTTATTCCCAAAACCATCGCCTAAAAAATCAGCATCCACTTTAAGCAGCTTGCTGGTCGTATAAGCGATATGGATATTTTCTTCTTTCAAAAAAGCTTCAACGATTTCAGCCACAATCTTGCTCCTTAAAGACATGGTCGCATACGAATTGGTTTGATACCACACCGAGATTTTTATCCCGTTACTTTCAGGCATCAAAAAGCATCGAGGCTTCACACTCAAACTCCTTAAAGAATACCGGTCGCGCATTTTATTGAGCTGTTTATAGGTAATATCCGTGTATTCTTTAGACAATTCCGTAGCGATATTGAGTGCAATTTTAGAAGCTTTTTTAAAATCAGAATCAAATGTAACGCAAAAATCCACGCCATCCCAAACCGTTTTCATCCCAAAATGGCTGTAATTAGCGAACATGGTGGTGAAAATATAATTATTAGGCACAAAGATAATCCGGCCCGCTCTCCTGTTATTCGTGTAAGTGGTAAAGGTTACATCTTCTAAAATCGTAATGTGCAACATAGAAATATCCAACACATCGCCAATAAAAATATCCGTCCCCTTAGCGATACGCACCCTATCGCCCACATGCACGCTCCCCCAATCAAAATAATAAACCACCCAAGCAAGCTCATGAACAAATCTTTCATCGCAATCGCTAAACCCGCGCTCGCAAAGCCTAAAACCGTGACCAAGTAAGTAACGTTTTCTAAATAAGAAAAAAGAAAGATCAAAATGATCACGCTCACATTCACGAAGTTAATGGCTTTATTCACGGTATAGACGCGCTCATTATTTTCAATGTATTTGCTGGAAATGATTTTTAAAATCCACGCAAACACCACGCTCAAAAGGGCTGCTAAAAACACATAAACCAATTTAAAAAGCTGGTTTTTAACTTGAGATTTGACAATGCTTATAGCTTCATCGCTGTCTTTTTGGAAAATCCCAATCGTGGTTTTTAAAATGTTTTGAGCCCCTTGCAATTCTAAGCGTTTGGCTTGAGTTTGATAAATCTCATCGCTTAATTTCGCGCTTTTATCCAAAGCGTGCCACTCATTTAAAAGCTGGTGTTTTTGATCTAAAAGCCTTAAAACTTCTTCTAAAGCAGTTTGGTTTTTTTTAAGACTTTCATGCTTTAAATGCATGCTTTTAATGAAAGAAATGCCATCAATGATCGCAATAGGGTTAGTGATATTAGGGATATTGGGGATATTGGGGCGCTCTATCAAGTCCTTAAAAGGATTGACCCCATAGCTTTCAAACATTTTTTGCTGGGATTCTAAAGCCTTTAAGGTATGCTCTAAGGTGCTAATCTTTAATAAATCCTTGCTTTTTTTATTTTTTAAACGCCTTAATTCCTGCCTCACGCTCTCTTTTTCGGTATAAATTTGGTTGTAGATCTTATAGTTTTCAAATTTTTTCAACCACACGTTATCGTCTTTGGCGAGTTTTTTATCCACCAAAGCCATTTGTTTTTGTATGGACAATAGCTCTTGGCTTTTATCTTCTGCTTGTAAAAACAAAAAACAAAAGAATAATAATACCCTTAATGCCATTTTTCTAACACCTTTAAAATCGTTTCTTTAGGGATATGAGAGACCGCTTCAAACGCTCCAATGCCTTTAGGCAGAATGAATTTGATTGTCTTATTTTCGCTTTTTTTGTCTAAAAACAAGCGTTCGTAAAATTTTTGAATATCGGTGATTTGGTAGTTGAATATCAAATCAAATTTTTTCAATAAATTTTCTATGCGTTCGTATTCTTTTAGAGTGAGCATGCCTAAAGAAAGGGCTAAATCATTCGCCATGCGCATGCCAATAGCGATCGCTTCGCCATGCAAAAACCGCTCATAATCAGTCTCTTTTTCTATCGCATGCCCAAAGGTATGCCCGTAATTCAACCCGGCTCTGATATTTTGCTCTTTTTCATCTTGAACAACGACTTGAGCTTTGATATAAACGCTTTGAAAGATTACTTCTTCTAAACAATCTTTTAAATCCTTTGTTTCCAATCTTTCTACCAAGCTTTTATCAAAACACACCGCCATTTTAATGATTTCAGCCACCCCTGCTTGAAATTCCCTTTTTTCAAGGGTTTTTAAAAAAGCTAAATCAATATAAACCGCTCTAGGCTGGTGGAACGATCCGATTAAGTTTTTGCCATAAGGCGTATTGATCCCTGTTTTCCCCCCCACGCTCGCATCCACTTGAGCGAGCAAAGTCGTAGGGATATTAATAAAATCAATCCCCCTAAAATAAATACTGCTCGCAAACCCCACCATATCGCTTATGACTCCCCCACCAAGGGCTATCATTAAAGAATGGCGGTTTAATTGCATTTCAAAGGCGTTGTTTAAAATGCGCTCTAGTGAATTCAAGTTTTTGTATTTTTCTCCGGACTCTATCACGCACACTCTGACTTCTAAGGCTTTCAAGCGCTCTAATAAATACGATAAATGCAACCCAGATACGATGCTATCGCTAATGATGAGGGCTTTTTGCTTCAATTTTATTTTGGGCAGTTCCCCCAAAAATACCTTATAGCTTTTTTCTTTTAAAGGGATTACAATTTCTTGCATTCTTTCACTCCGCTACAGGGATAAAAATTTGAGGGTTATCATCGTTTAAAAACGCTAATTTTTCCACTTTAGTGGATAAAAACCACCAAAAGCGCGTGTGCGTGATGCACTCTTCAAAAGGCATGAAATGCAAAATGGGATTTCTTAAAGAATTGAGATACATGATAGGATTTCTAATATCGGTTTGGAAAATCTCAATCTTGCGGTTGAGCGTGTTGGCTAAATTTTCATAATGATTGACAATCTCGTTTTTATAGCGCTTGTTAGGGTCAAAATCATAGAGCAACAAGCCCAAATCCATTTGCATAGACACATCAAAAATCACTGAAGACATGTCCTCATTAATATCCAAGCTTTCATTCAATACCACCACGCTTTGAGAGGTTTTAAACAAGCCGGAAGTGTTGGTTTTATAAACCGGGGTGGCTGTTTTATACAAGGCTTTTCGGTGTTTTTTAGATAAAAAAAGCTCTCTGCCTACCACGATTAGGCCCATTTTTTTTTGGTGGTCTTCATGAAGTTTTTGGATAAAACTTTTCCCATAAAAATCAAAATTCACTTCAATGCTTTCGGTTTCTAGCGCTAAAAATTTGTGGTAAAACTTAGGGCTAGTGGGGTGTAAAACCTGAATGTAGAGCTTGTAGCTCTTTAAACGTTTGTGTAAAAACAAGGCTTGATACACATCGCGCATCATCGCTTTTCTGTTCTGCAAACGCATATCAATGTATAAATAAATGCTCTTACCAAAGGGGGCTGGGAACTGCCCCACATTGCTTTTGACTTGATGATACACCGCGTTTAAAATTTCCGGATTGCCCGCCACTAAAAGAATGTCTCGTGGCTGGATGACTAAAGATTTAGTGGAGAGCAACAAAACATCGTTGCGATAAAGCCCTACAATCCTGTATTCTTTTTGCCTGATAGAGCCAATATGCCTGTAAGCAAAAATACTCCCAAAAGGCACATCAATCTCCATGATCTCGCCCTTGCCTAACCCAAACTCTCTAGGGGTGCTAGGGATATTGGGCAAACGAGAAATGAATTTATTGGCTAAAACTTCAAATTCATCAATCAAAATAAGCTTTTCATCTTTATTTTCTTCATTATTTTCTAAAGTCTTTTCACCATCTCTTTTCACGCTCAAAACCACGCGCATGCGTTTGAAATGGGTTTGAATGATTTTATGAATGATGCGCTGTTCTTTAAAATCTTGTATGATTAAAAACGCATCGCTCACCTCATCGTTTAACACTTGCAAAAGCCTGAAACTAGAAGTCGCATCAAAACAATAAAAAGCGAAAGTGCTCGGGTAATTTTTAGGGATAAGGCTCTCATCTTTGACAACCACTATATAAAAATTATGATTAGAATAATGCCTTAGCACCAAGTCTAAAAAATTTTTTGCTACAATGCCATCTAAAATAAGGGCGATTTTCTTCAATTCCAAACTTCCTAAAAAATGATTACGCCATTATATCCAAGATTAAGGCTTAAACGATGGATTTTCAACTCCAAGCTATTGACAAACACGCGCGAGCTGGTCTTTTAAATTTAGCCCATTCTCAAGTGGCAACGCCTGTTTTTATGCCAGTAGGCACGCAAGGCTGTATCAAATCTTTAGACGCTATGGATATGCAAGAAATTTTAGGCGCTAAACTCATTTTAGCCAACACCTATCACATGTATTTAAGACCGGGCGAGAAAGTGGTTGAACAATTAGGGGGCTTGCATCGTTTCGCTCAATTTCAGGGGAGTTTTTTAACCGATAGCGGAGGGTTTCAAGCCTTCAGTTTGAGCGATAACGTCAAATTGCAAGAAGACGGGATTGTTTTTAAATCCCATATTGATGGGAGCAAGCATTTATTCACGCCCGCTAAAGTTTTGGACATCCAATATTCTTTGAATAGCGATATTATGATGGTTTTAGACGATTTAGTGGGCTTGCCCGCTCCCTTAAAACGCCTTGAAGAATCCATTAAAAGAAGCGCCAAATGGGCGAATCTCAGCCTAGAATACCACAAAGAAAATAACCGCCCCAACAACAACCTTTTTGCCATTATCCAGGGCGGCACGCATTTGAAAATGCGCAGTCTTAGCGTGGGATTAACGCATAAAGGTTTTGATGGCTACGCTATAGGCGGTTTAGCGGTGGGGGAAAGTGTAGATGAGATGCTAGAAACGATCGCACACACCGCCCCCTTGCTCCCCAAAGACAAGCCTCGCTATTTAATGGGCGTAGGCACGCCTGAAAATATCCTAGACGCTATCAGTTTAGGGGTGGATATGTTTGATTGCGTGATGCCCACCAGAAACGCCAGAAACGCCACTCTTTTCACGCATTCTGGCAAAATTTCTATCAAAAACGCGCCCTATAAATTGGATGATACCCCCATTGAAGAAAATTGTGCTTGTTATGCTTGCAAACGCTACTCTAAAGCCTATTTGCACCATCTCTTTAGGGCTAAAGAACTCACCTACGCTCGTTTGGCCAGCTTGCACAATTTGCATTTTTATTTAGAGCTGGTTAAAAACGCCAGAAACGCCATTTTAGAAAAGCGGTTTTTGAGTTTTAAAAAAGAATTTTTAGAAAAATACCACTCTTGTTCGCATTGAGTGGTAATAACTAAAACTTTTTAACTTTTTTAAAAAAAATAGGATTTTTAACTTTATTTTTATAGTAAAACTCATTTTCTTAAGGGGATAGGGGGGTATTTTGAAATAATTCTCCCCCTTAAAAACCCCCTAACCCAAAAAGACCGCCTTAATTTGTCATTCCACTCAAAACCCTATCTTTGATAAATCTCAGGGTGGGTGCTTTTAAAACGCCTGTGGAACCAAAAATAACTTTCCGGGTGGTTTCTAATCACTTCTTCACACAAACTCGCTTGGGCTTGCGTGCATTCTAAAATATCGTTCTCAGCGTTATCGGTGATTTGAGAGCGGATACTCGGATAATAGGTCGCTGTGTAATGCGAATAATCATCATTAAAATCAATGAATACCGGCTGGATGTCTATATTGTAGCGGCGCGATAAAATAGAAGCGATCGTGGTGTGCGTAGCGTCTTTATTAAAGAATTTCACCACCACCCCATCTTTAGGCACGACATTTTGATCCACTAAAATCCCCACAAGGCCATTGCCTTGATTATACATTTTAATGAGTTCTTTCATCGCTCCCACTTTATTGACAAAACGCACCCCAAACGCTTCTCGCCTGCTCATAATCATGTGATTGATAGGGGCGAATTTAGTCAAACGCCCCAAACACCCCCTACCATAATCCTTATAATATTGCGCTAAAGTCGTGCCTACCGCTTCCCAATAGCCAAAATGCATGCATAAAGTGATCGCTTGGCCTTCTTTGTTTAAAGACTTCCACACATTTTCTTCATTGATGAGCGTGAAACGAGCGTCGTATTCAGCCTTAGGGAT from Helicobacter pylori harbors:
- a CDS encoding ATP-dependent metallopeptidase FtsH/Yme1/Tma family protein codes for the protein MPFSKFLENLTAPFKRIKNRSLVLALGFLILTFCLLLFLILSDVSRLISGKDFFYVIQSHPKQTLIEDENYFYANKGLYKTNKEAFLRVYKIPESMPIERRENLSKGSKMNLALLFFISSMLFGIFWRLPKRLDTKMSLESASKNELENTFQRYDALGVRFEDIAGVDEVKEELLEVIDYLKNPKKYQDLGIFLPKGVLLIGPPGVGKTMIAKALASEARVPFFYESGSAFSQIYVGAGAKKVHELFMHAKRHAPSIIFIDEIDALGKARGGHRSDEREATLNQLLTEMDGFLQNDEVVVIGATNQMEVMDEALLRSKRFDRRIFISLPDLLERQSILEKLLENKKHTLNYLKIAKICVGFSGAMLATLINESALNALKHQRNEITESDILEVKDKIAYGKKKPQTLDENQKELVALYQSAKALSAYWLEIEFDKAPILGEFIAFNENKIHSESEIKNYIKVYLSGTIILELLYKERYSLSKQDLQKAKFLNEFMASELLLAPTKESLSVLYEEQLEFLKPQIAACKRLSALLLEQEYLEHSNLYDLLNG
- the mtaB gene encoding tRNA (N(6)-L-threonylcarbamoyladenosine(37)-C(2))-methylthiotransferase MtaB, with the translated sequence MKKVYFKTFGCRTNLFDTQVMGENLKDFSATLEEQEADIIVINSCTVTNGADSTVRSYAKKMVRLNKEVLFTGCGVKTQGKELFEKGFLKGVFGHDNKEKINALLQEKKRFFIDDNLENKHLDTTMVSEFVGKTRAFIKIQEGCDFDCNYCIIPSVRGRARSFEERKILEQVGLLCSKGVQEVVLTGTNVGSYGKDRGSNIARLIKKISQITGLKRIRIGSLEPNQINDEFLELLEEDFLEKHLHIALQHSHDLMLERMNRRNRTKSDRELLEIIASKNFAIGTDFIVGHPGESESVFEKAFKNLESLPLTHIHPFIYSKRKDTPSSLMTDSVSLEDSKKRLNAIKDLILHKNKAFRQLQFKLNTPLKALVEAQKDGEFKALDQFFNPIKIKSDKPLRASFLEIKEYEIKERENHAVF
- a CDS encoding 3-dehydroquinate synthase, whose product is MQEIVIPLKEKSYKVFLGELPKIKLKQKALIISDSIVSGLHLSYLLERLKALEVRVCVIESGEKYKNLNSLERILNNAFEMQLNRHSLMIALGGGVISDMVGFASSIYFRGIDFINIPTTLLAQVDASVGGKTGINTPYGKNLIGSFHQPRAVYIDLAFLKTLEKREFQAGVAEIIKMAVCFDKSLVERLETKDLKDCLEEVIFQSVYIKAQVVVQDEKEQNIRAGLNYGHTFGHAIEKETDYERFLHGEAIAIGMRMANDLALSLGMLTLKEYERIENLLKKFDLIFNYQITDIQKFYERLFLDKKSENKTIKFILPKGIGAFEAVSHIPKETILKVLEKWH
- a CDS encoding potassium transporter TrkA; this translates as MELKKIALILDGIVAKNFLDLVLRHYSNHNFYIVVVKDESLIPKNYPSTFAFYCFDATSSFRLLQVLNDEVSDAFLIIQDFKEQRIIHKIIQTHFKRMRVVLSVKRDGEKTLENNEENKDEKLILIDEFEVLANKFISRLPNIPSTPREFGLGKGEIMEIDVPFGSIFAYRHIGSIRQKEYRIVGLYRNDVLLLSTKSLVIQPRDILLVAGNPEILNAVYHQVKSNVGQFPAPFGKSIYLYIDMRLQNRKAMMRDVYQALFLHKRLKSYKLYIQVLHPTSPKFYHKFLALETESIEVNFDFYGKSFIQKLHEDHQKKMGLIVVGRELFLSKKHRKALYKTATPVYKTNTSGLFKTSQSVVVLNESLDINEDMSSVIFDVSMQMDLGLLLYDFDPNKRYKNEIVNHYENLANTLNRKIEIFQTDIRNPIMYLNSLRNPILHFMPFEECITHTRFWWFLSTKVEKLAFLNDDNPQIFIPVAE
- the tgt gene encoding tRNA guanosine(34) transglycosylase Tgt produces the protein MDFQLQAIDKHARAGLLNLAHSQVATPVFMPVGTQGCIKSLDAMDMQEILGAKLILANTYHMYLRPGEKVVEQLGGLHRFAQFQGSFLTDSGGFQAFSLSDNVKLQEDGIVFKSHIDGSKHLFTPAKVLDIQYSLNSDIMMVLDDLVGLPAPLKRLEESIKRSAKWANLSLEYHKENNRPNNNLFAIIQGGTHLKMRSLSVGLTHKGFDGYAIGGLAVGESVDEMLETIAHTAPLLPKDKPRYLMGVGTPENILDAISLGVDMFDCVMPTRNARNATLFTHSGKISIKNAPYKLDDTPIEENCACYACKRYSKAYLHHLFRAKELTYARLASLHNLHFYLELVKNARNAILEKRFLSFKKEFLEKYHSCSH
- a CDS encoding lipid A biosynthesis lauroyl acyltransferase (acylates the intermediate (KDO)2-lipid IVA to form (KDO)2-(lauroyl)-lipid IVA; essential for survival; plays a role in cell responses to environmental changes), which encodes MTYKERLIHEKILNKDDKGLKTELRILSILIVESLVNILGFVLAKMPHLWFLRCIKALAWLMKTFDRRRYFDAKANLDFVFGDSKSEEEKKRIIKKGYENFAFIILETIRVIFIPKAEYDARFTLINEENVWKSLNKEGQAITLCMHFGYWEAVGTTLAQYYKDYGRGCLGRLTKFAPINHMIMSRREAFGVRFVNKVGAMKELIKMYNQGNGLVGILVDQNVVPKDGVVVKFFNKDATHTTIASILSRRYNIDIQPVFIDFNDDYSHYTATYYPSIRSQITDNAENDILECTQAQASLCEEVIRNHPESYFWFHRRFKSTHPEIYQR